A stretch of the Cucurbita pepo subsp. pepo cultivar mu-cu-16 chromosome LG16, ASM280686v2, whole genome shotgun sequence genome encodes the following:
- the LOC111777189 gene encoding probable splicing factor 3A subunit 1 encodes MLGSFGPILTLPAPSEDSKPTVQDEQDEIINDHEVDKDKTNSAPVSVATHTKTIGIIHPPPDIRSIVDKTSQFVAKNGPEFEKRIIANNAGNVKFNFLNPSDPYHAYYQHRLSEFRAQNQSSAQQPSQAADSTAPALAPSGPAADSNETVAAKPDVSALFKPVRKVLEPPEAEQYTVRLPEGITGEELDIIKLTAQFVARNGKSFLTGLTSREINNPQFHFLKPTHSMFMFFTSLADAYSKVLMPPKGLTEKLKKSVTDMTTVLERCVHRLEWERSQEQARQKAEDEIEQERIQMAMIDWHDFVVVEAIDFADDEDEDLPPPMTLEEVVRRSKITVAEEEIVEPGKEMEMDMDEEEMQLVEEGMRAARLGENDNDKNDMKVDEEPEPPMRIVKNWKRPEERIPAERDHTKFVVSPITGELIPINEMSEHMRISLIDPKYKEQKERMFAKIRETTLAQDDEISRNIVGLARTRPDIFGTTEEEVSNAVKAEIEKKKDDQPKQVIWDGHTGSIGRTANQAMSQNLVGEDPNDTTYNDARNLPGPAALPPKPGVPSVRPLPPPPGLALNLPSMPPNAHYSNPITGLPVHQPQPPVISMIPSVQPPPPAMPGQQSYFMNRPPSIPPPMSMNAPNMSVPPPPGSQFTPMQVPRPFVPLPAPPPMNSMMPPPPMPQGVPPPPMPQGSLPPLPPDEAPPPLPDEPEPKRQKLDDSLLMPEDQFLAQHPGPIRITVSVPNLDDGNLKGQVLEITVQSLSETVGSLKEKIAGEIQLPANKQKLSGKPGFLKDNMSLAYYNVGAGEALSLSLRERGGRKR; translated from the exons atgcTTGGCTCATTTGGACCAATCTTGACTCTTCCAGCTCCATCCGAGGATTCAAAACCTACTGTTCAGGATGAGCAGgatgaaattattaatgacCATGAAGTGGATAAAGACAAAACCAACTCTGCACCGGTATCAGTTGCAACTCATACTAAAACTATTGGTATCATACATCCTCCTCCAGATATCCGAAGCATCGTTGATAAAACTTCACAATTTGTTGCGAAAAATGGACCAGAATTTGAGAAGAGGATCATTGCAAATAATGCCGGTAACGTCAAGTTTAATTTCTTGAATCCCTCAGATCCCTACCATGCATACTATCAGCATAGGTTGTCTGAGTTTCGTGCTCAGAATCAATCATCTGCACAGCAGCCTTCACAGGCTGCAGATTCTACTGCACCTGCGTTAGCCCCATCTGGTCCTGCTGCTGACAGCAATGAAACAGTGGCAGCTAAGCCTGATGTTTCTGCCTTGTTCAAACCTGTACGCAAAGTTCTCGAGCCTCCAGAGGCTGAGCAGTATACTGTCCGTCTTCCTGAAGGTATCACAGGGGAAGAATTGGATATTATCAAGCTGACAGCCCAATTTGTTGCTCGAAATGGGAAATCATTCTTGACAGGATTGACGAGTAGAGAGATTAACAATCCTCAGTTTCATTTTCTGAAACCTACTCATAGTATGTTCATGTTTTTCACCTCACTTGCGGATGCATATTCCAAAGTGCTAATGCCTCCTAAGGGGTTGACTGAGAAACTGAAGAAGAGTGTTACTGACATGACGACAGTGCTTGAGAGATGTGTGCATAGACTTGAGTGGGAACGTTCACAAGAGCAGGCAAGGCAAAAAGCTGAAGATGAGATTGAGCAGGAAAGGATACAGATGGCTATGATTGATTGGCATGATTTTGTCGTGGTTGAGGCGATAGACTTTGCAGATGATGAGGATGAAGATTTGCCCCCACCAATGACTCTTGAGGAGGTAGTTAGAAGAAGCAAGATTACGGTTGCTGAGGAAGAAATTGTTGAGCCTGGGAAGGAGATGGAAATGGACATGGATGAGGAAGAGATGCAACTGGTTGAAGAGGGTATGCGGGCTGCTCGGTTAGGAGAAAATGACAATGACAAGAATGATATGAAGGTAGATGAGGAGCCCGAGCCACCAATGAGAATTGTAAAGAACTGGAAGAGACCTGAAGAGAGAATCCCTGCAGAAAGAGATCATACGAAATTTGTTGTCTCTCCGATCACAGGTGAGCTAATTCCAATCAATGAGATGTCTGAACATATGAGGATTTCACTTATCGATCCGAAGTACAAAGAGCAAAAGGAAAGAATGTTTGCCAAGATTCGGGAGACTACACTTGCTCAGGATGATGAGATCTCACGAAATATAGTTGGACTGGCACGAACTCGTCCTGATATATTTGGTACCACTGAGGAGGAGGTATCAAATGCAGTCAAGGcagaaattgaaaagaagaaagacgaCCAACCGAAGCAGGTCATATGGGATGGCCATACTGGAAGCATTGGGCGTACAGCAAATCAAGCTATGTCACAGAATCTTGTTGGAGAGGATCCGAATGATACTACTTACAACGATGCGAGGAACCTTCCTGGCCCTGCAGCTCTGCCACCCAAACCCGGAGTGCCATCAGTTCGTCCTCTCCCGCCTCCACCTGGACTCGCCTTGAATCTTCCTTCCATGCCTCCAAATGCACACTATTCTAACCCAATTACTGGACTTCCTGTACACCAACCACAGCCGCCTGTTATCTCAATGATTCCATCCGTTCAGCCACCACCTCCTGCGATGCCTGGACAACAATCATATTTCATGAATCGTCCCCCATCTATACCTCCACCAATGTCTATGAATGCACCAAATATGAGTGTCCCACCACCACCTGGATCTCAGTTCACTCCCATGCAAGTTCCACGGCCTTTCGTCCCTCTCCCTGCCCCTCCACCTATGAATAGTATGATGCCACCTCCCCCTATGCCACAAGGGGTTCCTCCACCACCTATGCCCCAAGGGTCGCTGCCTCCCTTACCACCTGACGAAGCTCCTCCACCGCTTCCAGATGAACCCGAGCCAAAGAGACAGAAGCTGGATGATTCTTTGCTTATGCCCGAAGACCAGTTTCTGGCACAACATCCT GGACCTATCCGTATCACTGTATCTGTTCCTAATCTTGATGATGGAAATCTGAAAGGCCAAGTTCTGGAGATTACTGTGCAGTCCCTTTCTGAAACTGTTGGAAGTTTAAAAGAGAAGATAGCGGGTGAGATCCAGCTTCCAGCAAACAAACAGAAACTGAGTGGAAAACCTGGGTTTCTGAAGGACAATATGTCGCTTGCTTATTACAACGTTGGAGCAGGTGAAGCGCTTTCCCTGTCTTTAAGGGAACGTGGTGGTAGAAAGAGATGA